One genomic segment of Drosophila melanogaster chromosome 3L includes these proteins:
- the CG43168 gene encoding uncharacterized protein: protein MSGSNPSNSRRANYRNTLDPDMVSRIEQLEQLLETEKRKYHQLSMDRLLNYKLDRDNLPEDTPLPIYLAHREPRSLSPPSRWDA from the coding sequence ATGAGCGGGTCGAATCCGTCCAATTCCAGGAGGGCCAATTATCGCAATACCTTGGATCCGGATATGGTTAGCAGAATCGAGCAACTCGAGCAGTTACTGGAGACCGAAAAACGGAAGTATCATCAATTGTCCATGGATCGacttttaaattacaaattggatcGGGATAACCTGCCGGAGGATACTCCGTTGCCAATATACCTGGCCCATCGGGAGCCCAGAAGTTTGAGTCCACCAAGCCGGTGGGACGCCTAA